A window of Streptomyces sp. NBC_01142 genomic DNA:
ACTCGGTGAAGGTGCCGCGCGGCGTCGCGGTGACCGTGGAGGACGACAACGGGGGCGTGACCGCCACCGGTTTCGACACCGCCCTGAAGATCCGTTCCGACAACGGCGCGGTGACCGTACGGGACTCCAGCGGGCCGCTCCGGCTCAACAGTGACAACGGGCAGATCGTCACCGAGCGCGTCACCGCCAAGACCGTGACCGCCCAGTCGGACAACGGGTCCGTGCGGCTCGGGCTCACGGCCGTGCCGGATCGGGTCGAGAGCGTCAGTGACAACGGGCAGATCTTCATCGAACTGCCGGATGCCGGGGCTCCGTACGCCGTGAGTGCCAAGAGCGACAACGGCGATGTGGATGTGGACGTGCCGACGGACGACGGCAGCGCCCACATCGTCGAGGCCCGCAGTGACAACGGCAAAGTCACTGTGCGAAGCGCGAACTAACGGACCCGTGTGTTCGTCCTTACCTGGTGGGAGAATGAACCGGGCAGGGCGAGTCAGCACGGGAGAGGGATGTGACGGCGACACACGCGCAGCCGCACGCAAGAGCGAAAGCGAGTGCCGTACGCGATGTCCTGGCGCTGATGCTGTTGCCGGTGCCCTTGGTCGCCATGGCGCTGGGCGCGTTCGCCGGTGGGGGCACGCGGCGCTGGTTCGGTGGGCGCGGTGAGAGCCAGCGGGCCGATGCGCAGGCCGCGAAGGACGCTGCCGCCGCTGCCTTCTACGAGCTCGACACCGCCCAGCGCGATCTGCGGATCTCGATCGAGACGATCGCGGCGGTCGACAGTTCGCCGGGCGCGCGCCGGGCCGTCGACGGCTTCGCCGCGCTGGGGCGCCGGATCGACGAGGTGAGTCATGGGTACATCACCGCCGTCGACGCGCACGACCTCGACCGTGACGACCTGGAGGCCTCCGTCGCCTCGCACGCGCGCGGCGAGCTGAACCGTGCCAAGGACGAGCTGGTACGGGTCAAGGGCGAGCTCGACCGCTTCGAGGAGGGGCTGCGGCCGCTGCTCGACAAGGCGGAGACGCAGCTCGCCCGGCTTGCTCCCGCCGTGGAGCGGGCGCGGCAGGCGCTCCTTTCCGCGAGCAACGCTCTCGATACGGCGCGGGGCTCGGGTCTGCGGGCGGACGATCTCGCGGCCCGGCTCGCCGCCCTCGCGCCCGAACTGACCATGCTCAATGAGGGCGCGGGCCGGCACGGCGTGGCCGAGACCCTCCAGCGCGCCGACCGGGTGCTGCGGGACGCCGAGGCCGTACGGGCCGAGGCCGAGCGGCTTCCCGAGCGTGCCGCCGAGACCGACAAGCGCCTGGTGTCGCTGCGGACGCGCGCACAGGCCCTCACCAACCGTGCCGGTTCCGTCGAGCCCGTCCTGAGCGAGCTGCGGCGGCGGTTCTCCGCCGCCTGCTGGCAGGATCTCCAGCCCGTCCCCGAGCAGGCGGCGCTCAGCGTCCGGCAGGCCGAGGAGCGGCTCGGGGAAGCGGGCAAGGCGCGCGACGAGCAGCGGTGGGCGGATGCGACGGCCCTGCTCAGCACGGTGCGGGCGCTGCTGAACAGTACCGACGAGGCGGTTTCCGCGGCCGGCGACCGGCTGCAGCGGCTCAATGCGGTCTCGAAGGACCCGCAGCACGAGATCGAGCGGACCCGGTTCGCCATCCGGGACGCGCAGCGCCTGGCCATGGCGGGCCGCCACACCCCGGACCCCCGCCATGCCCGGCCGCTGGACGACTCGGTGGCCAGGCTGGACCGCGCCGTCGCCGGGCTCGAGAGCCGCCACCCCGACTACTGGCATTTCCTGACCGAGACCGAGGCGGTCCGGCGCACGGTCGCGGGGGTGGTCGAGCAGATCCGCGAGGACCTGGGCGGGGGCAGCGCCTGACGCCCGGACCGTGGCTGCGCCGCACGGCTTGTACGGCTTCCCGCTTGTACGGCTTCCCGTGCGGGCGGATCCTGGATGCAGTACGAGTACGTCCAAAGGAGGCCGGAACATGGCCACACACGTACTGCATCCCAAAACGCGCCGCACCCGGCTCGACGAGCATCTGCCCGTCGACCACCGGCTCAGCCAGGTCTACCGGGTGGGCGCAGGCCTGATGGGGCTGGTGCTGCTCGCTTTCGGCATCCTCGGGCTGATCGACAGGATCGGCTTCTTCGACACCGGCGGCGACACGGTCGCGGGCCTCAACACCAATGGCTCGCTGAGTGTGCTCTCCATCTGCGTCGGGCTGCTGCTCTTCGTCGGGATGGTCATCGGCGGCAACTTCGCCTCGACCGTCAACATGATCCTGGGCATCGCCTTCATCCTGAGCGGCTTCGTCAATATGGCGCTGCTGGAGACGGACTTCAACTTCCTGGCCTTCGAGATCCAGAACGTGATGTTCAGCTTTGTGGTCGGCGTGATGCTGATGTTCTTCGGAATGTACGGAAGGGTCAGCGCGACGCTGCCGCACGACAACCCGTACTGGAAGGCCCGCCACCCCGATCAGGCAGCCCGGGAACAGCGGGCCCTGGGGCGGGAGGCCTCGCAGCGCCCGGCGGTCGGCGGAGGGAAGCAGGACGAAAGCGTCTGATCCAGGCGATCCGGTCGGCCCGGACGATCGTTCCGACCGATCGGACGAAGCCATCAGACGAAGCGATCCGACCGATCGGAGCGGGACACGCGGAGTGTTCCCGCCCGGTCGGCGTTAGCCTGTGGCCATGCCTCGTTACGAATACCGCTGCCGGAGCTGCGACGACACTTTCGAAGTGAACCGCCCGATGGCCCAGTCCTCCGCACCGGCGAGCTGCCCGGCCGGCCACGAGGGCACGGTCAAGCTGCTCTCGGCCGTCGCCGTCGGCGGTACGACGTCCGCGCCCAGCGGCGGTGGCGGGGGCGGTGGCTGCTGCGGGGGCGGCTGCTGCGGCTGAGGCCGGCGACCGGGACACCGCCGGGCGGCCGTACGCGACCGTAGGCAACGTACGGAACCGCGCTCAGCTCCCCAGATAGCGCAGCACCGCCAGCACCCGGCGCGAGTAGCCCGTCGTCCCGCTCAGCTCCAGCTTCTCGAAGATCGCGTTGATGTGCTTCTCGACCGCGCTCTGCGACACATGGAGCCGGGCGGCGATGGCCGCGTTCGTATGCCCCTGCGCCATCTCCCCCAGCACGTCCTGCTCCCGCACGGTCAGTCTGGAGAGCGGATCGGCACGCGTGCTGCGGGCGAGGAGCTGGCGTACGACATCGGGATCGAAAGCCGCCCGCCCCTGCCCCACCCGCTCCAGCGCGTCGAGGAACTCGTCGACCTGGACCACCCGGTCCTTGAGGAGATAGCCGACGCCCTCCGAGTCGGAGGTGAGGAGTTCGGTGGCGTACCGCTTCTCGACGTACTGCGACAGCACCAGCACCCCCACGGCCGGCCAGCGGCGCCGGATCTCCAGCGCCGCCCGCAGCCCCTCGTCGGTGTGGGTGGGCGGCATCCGGACGTCGGCGACGACCACGTCCGGCTGCCGCGCCTCGACCGCCGCGAGCAGCTGCACACCGTCGCCGACCGCCGCGAGCACCTCGTGGCCCTCCTCGGCGAGCAGTCGTACGAGTCCCTCCCGCAGCAGGGTCGAGTCCTCGGCCAGGATTACGCGCACGGCAGCTCCGCGGTGATGACAGTGGGTCCGCCGGCCGGGCTGTCCACGCCGAACCGGCCGTCCAGCGCGGCGACCCGGCTCGCCAGCCCGGTGAGTCCGCCGCCGGCGGGGTCGGCGCCGCCCGTGCCGTCGTCCTCCACACGCAGGTTCAGCGCCTCGCCGTGGCGGCGGAGGGTGACGTCGATACGGGTGGCGCCCGAGTGCTTGACCACATTGGTGACGGCTTCCGAGACCACGAAGTAGGCGACGGTCTCCACCTGCTTCGTCGGCTCCGCAGCCACCGCGTACTCCAGGTTCACGGGCAGCGGGGTGCGTTCGGCGACCGTCTCCAGGGCGGCCCGCAGACCCGCCTCGTCCAGCACGGTCGGGTAGACGCGCCAGGCGACGTCACGCAGTTCGGCCAGGGCCCGTCGGCTCTCCTCGTGGGCCTGGAGGAGCAGCTGGTCCGCGCGCTCCGGATCGCGGCTGCGGCGGGCGCGGCCGAGCAGCATGCCGAGGGCGACCAGGCGTTGCTGCACTCCGTCGTGCAGGTCCCGCTCGATACGGCGGCGTTCGCCGGTGACGGCGTCCATGACCTCGGCGCGGCTGGTGGCCAGTTCCGTGATGCGCCGCTCCAGTTCGTCCTGGTGGCTGGGGCCGAGGAGGTGACGTGCCAAGTGCCCTTCCAGCAGGGCGACTCCGAAGATTCCCTGGAGGGAGAGGAAGAGGAGGAAGAGACCGGCGAGGCTGCCGAGGATGACGGTGAGGGGGTGGAGAAGGTCGGTGATCAGCCAGGCGTAGAGGAAGAAGGTGCCGTAGGCCGCGCCGATGAGGACGCAGAACAGGACGACCGCGCCCAGGGCGCCGAGCGGCCAGCGGGCGGCGACGTAGCGCAGTTCGGCGAGGGGGTGTTCGCCTTCGCTTCCGTACGCGGCGGGGTGCGCGGCGGGGTAGCCGGTGGAGTTGCCGGTGGGCCGGCCGGCGGATTGCGGGGCGGAGATCCGCACCCCGAGGAAGCGGTCCAGCCTGCGCCGCTCGAGGTCCGCGAGGCGGGCCGCCGCTCTTCCCAGCGGCCGCAGCACCGCCCGCCGCCCGCGCGGCCAGGCCAGGACGAGCAGCAGGACCACGCCCGCGAACAGTGCGAAGACGGCCTCGACGACGGCGGTGGCGGCCCCCAGGGTGAGCCCCACCGCGTAGCGAACACCCTTCAGCGCCAGCGCCTTCATGATCGGCCACGCTAGTGGCTGCGGCCGTCCCCGCGCACTGCGGAAAACCACAGGAGAGTGTGCGGTCGGCTTCAGGGTGGCTTCAGCTGCGCTTTCCTAGCGTGGGGCGCATGGATCCCATGATCGAGAGCAGCACACTGGCCGCCGGGAGCAGCGCACCGGGCTGGGTGACCGGCCTCATGGACACCCTCGGCGCACCGGGCGCGGGTATCGCCATCGCGCTGGAGAACCTCTTCCCGCCCCTGCCCAGCGAGGTGATTCTGCCGCTGGCGGGCTTCGCCGCGAGTACGGGAGAGATGAACCTGATCGCGGCCCTGCTGTGGACGACGGCCGGGTCGGTGATCGGCGCGCTCGCGCTGTACGGGATCGGGGCCCTGCTCGGCCGGGACCGTACCGTCGCCATCGCCGCCCGACTGCCGCTGCTGAAGATCGCCGACATCGAGCGGACCGAGGCGTGGTTCGCCCGGCACGGATCCAAGGCGGTGTTCTTCGGGAGAATGATCCCGATCTTCCGCTCCCTGATCTCCGTGCCGGCGGGCGTCGAACGCATGCCGCTGCCCACCTTCCTGCTGCTGACGACGCTGGGCAGCGCGATCTGGAACACCGTCTTCGTTCTCGCCGGCTATGCGCTCGGCGAGAACTGGGACGACGTCACCGGGTACGTCTCCGCGTACTCCAAGGTCGTGCTGGTGGCCGCGGTGCTCGCAATGCTGGCGTTCGCGGGTGTACGGCTGCTCAGGCCGGGGGCGGGGTCGCGGCGCAGCCGGACCTGAACCGGCGCAGAATCTCCTCACCCGCCGCGATCCCCGTCTGTGGCAGTACCTCGACGTTCGGGGCTGTCCAGCCGCTGTCGGCGAGTTCGCCGTGGCTCGGGCGCCAGCCGCGGTCGGCGACGAGCAGCAGATCGGCGTCGAGGAGCGAGTCCCCGGCCGCGAGGATCTGCTCGGCGCCGGTGCGGCGGGCCACTTCGCGGACCGCGGCGCTCTTGGTGAGCGGCTGCGGCACGGCGTAGATCTTGCGGCCCTGGAGCGAGACGGTCCAGCCGCGGCCCTCGGCCCATTCGGCGAGTTCCTTCACCCAGCCTTCGGGCAGCCGCGTGCGCTCGACGACGAGATAGGCGAAGAGGTCCTCGGCGATGCGCTCCTTGAGCAGCCAGGCGGGGTCGGCGGAGGCAAGGAGATGGGCGCGGACCTCGTCGAGCGAGGCGCACTCGTCGGCGAGCCGGGCGGCGACCTGCCGCTGCCAGTCCGGGTCGGTGACACCGTCGACGAGGAGGTGCCCGCCGTTGGCGCAGATCGCGAACCGGGCGGCGGGGCCCGGCAGATGGATACGGTGGTACTGCTCGCGGGTACGGGTGGTGGTCGGTACGAACACGCTCTCGGCGGCGAGCTCGGACAGCAGTCCGGCGGCGGTCTCGGTCACATATGACAGCGGCTTGCTGCCGTACACCTCGACGCAGAGCAGGCGGGGGGCTTCCGCGTCCGGCATGGGGAGCTGGAGGGCGGCGGCCGAGTAGATCAGGGTGCGGTCGAGGTCGCTCGCGACGAGAGTCTGCGCTGTGGTGGTCACTGGGACGCCACCGCCTTGCCGTCCACGCCCGTGGCGCCGCGGGTGTACTGGGGGTGGATCAACCCGACACAGGTGTACGGGAGTCCGTCGACCTCCTCGACCGGTACGCCGCGCTGCTCGGCGAGCAGCCGCACATGGTCGAGGTCGGGGCCCGCGCCGCGCTTGGCGAGGATCTTCCAGGGGACGCGGCGCAGCAGTACGCGCGTCGCCTCACCGACACCCGGCTTGACCAGGTTCACATCGTGAATGCCGTACTCCTCGCTGATCCGCTCGACGGCCGCCCAGCCCTCCCAGGTGGGGGCGCGGTCGGCCGCCAGCAGTTCCTTCACCTCGGCGTCGACGGCGTCCGCGACCTCGTCGAAGCGGGCGGCCACGGTGTCCAGGAAGAGGCCGGAGACATCAGCGTCGGCGAGCTCGCGGTAGAACTTCGCGCCGTGGAAATCGTCCGGGCCGACCAGGTCGGCGCGCAGCACCGTACGCGATATGAGGCCGGAGACGGTGGAGTTGAGGCAGGCGGAGGGGATGAGGAAGTCCTCGCGGGTGCCGTAGGTGCGGACGCAGCCGCCGGGGTCGGCAAGGACCGCGATCTCGGGGTTGAAGCCGGGGAACTCCTCGAGGGCTGCGGCCAGTTCGCGGGTGATGGCACCCTTCCCGGTCCAGCCGTCGACGAAGACGACGTCGGCCGGGTCGTGGTGCTGCTCGAGCCAGCGCAGGGCGTTGGCGTCGATACCGCGGCCGCGGACGATGGACACGGCGTAGTGCGGCAGGTCCAGTCCGTGCCGGTGCTGGGCCCAGCGGCGCATCAGTACGCCGACGGGGGTACCGGCGCGGGCCAGCGAGACGAGCACGGGGCGCGGGGATCGCTCTGCGAGGACGGTCTCGGTGACGGTGCCGACGGCGCGGGCGATCCGGGCGGCGGAGGTGTCCAGAGCGGCCTTGAACAGCTCCTGGTACTGCGGGCTCGGCTGGTACTCCACGGGCAGCGACTCGGCGTAGTGCGCGCCGCCGCTCTGTATCGCCTCTTCGCGCTCCTCGGTCGGGGCCTCCAGCTCGGCCTCGGACAGGTCCTGGAGCAGCCAGCCGACCTCGTCCGGGGCGTAGGAGGAGAAGGCGGGGCCGCGGAGCGGGTCGGGCAGCATGGGGGCACCTTCGAGTACGGGTACGTACGAGGGGACGACGGCCAGGACGACGTGCGGGGTGTGCCCGGCGAGCTGGGCCAACAGGCCGTCGGGAGCGTGCAGTCGGGGGGTGTCGGCAACTGAGTCGACGACGGCGACGACGGCGTCGAAGCCGGCTCCCGCGACGTTGTAGGCGTACCGCTCGCCGGGGCCGTCGGAGGGCTCGTCGTGGGCGGGGAAGACGAGGCGGCTGCGTATCGCGTAGCCGGGGTCGTCGACGGCGAGGACGGGCGAGCGGGTGGTGGTGGAGTACTGCACGTCGGCGTCGACGACCTGCTCCAGGGCGGTGCCGAGCCGCAGGGGTGCGTACATCAGCTCCTCGAACCCGAGGACGAGCACGCGGGGGCGGCCACTGCCGCGTCCGGTGCCCGGGGAGACGGCATCGGCCGCGGTCCGGGGGGCCGCGTCGGCCGCGGGCCGGGAGGCGGGGTCCGAGGCGGGTCCGGCAGTGGGCTCCGCCGCGCCCGGTCGCGCCGGCGCAGGCCGGGAGGTCACGTCGGGCCGGGAGGCAGAGCACGCCGCGCTCTGCCGCGCGGGCGCGATCTCGAGCGCCTCGGCGATGCGCGCCGCCATGCCCGGGAGCGCGGCCTCCAGCTGCTCGCGATGCCCGGGTGAGAAGCCATGGCGCCCGCCGTCCGGCACACCCGCCGGCCAGCCGAGCTCCACGCGCACCGGGGTGCGTCCCGCGGGCCGGCCGTCCGCGTCGGGGGCGTCCGCGCGCACGCGCTCGTCACCGGCCGAGAACGGCACCGGTTCCACCGCGCCGGACCCCGTCACGCGGTCTGCGGCATCCGCCGCTCGAGAGCCATCATGCGCAGCCACGCCGCCCGGCGCGCCCGCACCCGCGCCCGCACCCGCGCCCGCATCCGCGCCCGCGTTCGGGAGCGACGTCGCCGACTCGAACTCCGCGACCAGCGCCTGGCCCTTTTCCAGGACGCCCTCGGGCAGCCGCACCGTCCCCGATGCCAGGGCCACCAGGTCGACCCGGGCGCCGATCTCCTGGGCGAACTCCGTCAGCCTGGCCCTGTCCCGTTCCGACCGCATATCGACCAGGGCCACTATCACGTACCACTCGCGCGGGTAGCGCTCGTGCAGGTCCCGGATGGTGTTGAGCACCGTGTTGCCCGTCGAGAACTCGTCGTCCACCAGCACCAGCGGACCCTCGCCCGCCAGCAGCCCGGCGTCCTCCGGGAGCAGCAGATGCGAGGTGGCGTGCGAGTGGGACTCCTCGAAGCCGCCCGCCCGCGGTACGCCCTCGACCGGGCGGCGCGTGGAGTGCAGATAGGGCGCCAGGCCCACCCCGTCCGCCACCGAGTGGCCCAGGCCTGTCGCGGTCTCCGCGTAACCGAGCACGACCGCGCGCCGCGCCGCGTCGTCACCCAGCAGCTCCCGGACACGCTCGCCGAGCCTGTAACCGGCGCCGTAGACCACCGCAGGGCTCTGCGGGACGTGCTTGCCGAGCACGTTCGACACCAGCAGGTGCGCCCGTTTCGGGTTGCGGCGCAGGGCAAGGCCCAGCAGCTCCGGGAGCCTGTCGTCACCGACGAGACCGACTCCGAGCCGCTCGGCGACCCACGTCCCTGACCACACCACGTTCGTGTTCTCCCTCTCCGTCGGCTGCTCCATCAGCGCGGGAGCCCTGCCGCCAGCAGCTCCACGAAGCCGACGTCTTCCTTTGCGACACCGAAGACCTCGGCCCGCAGGAGGGTCCGCTCCGCCCAGGCGCGGTGCGGCTTCACCTCATTCATTTTGTTCGTGTACGCCGAGCGCAGCACGCCGCCGCCGCCCCGCTCGGGCCGCAGGATGTCCTGGGCGTCACTGAACTCCTCGTGACTGACGACCGACAGCGCGTGCACGGGCAGCACATGGGAGGGGTGGATGCAGGTCTTGCCGAGCAGCCCGTTCGCGCGGTCGAGTTCGATCTCGCGCAGCAGCCCGTCCAGATCGTGTTCAATCAGCGCGGTGCGCAGTTCCTCGGCCCGCCCCTCGAGGAAGGGGCTGCGCCGCAGCTGTGGCTTGAACATGCGCTCCTGGAGACGGAAGTACTCCCACACCGGTCCGGTGATGGTGAAGCCCGTTCCGTCGGAGCGGCCGAGCACATTGACCACGTCCGCGATGACTCCGGCGACGATCCGTACGTCGTACGCCGTCATGTCGGGCGATCTGCGCAGCCCGTACGCCGAACAGAAATCGGTCACGCCGAGGCGCAGCGCGAGTACCCGCTCGCGGTACTTGTCGACGGTGCGGGCGATCCCGGTGAGGACTTCGGTCCTGGTCTCCAGGTGCAGCAGCTCGGGCGACTCGAGGACGGGCATGGCGAAGAGCCGCCGCCCGCTCTCGGTCTCCGCTGCCGCCAGGGCCTCCAGGAAGGGGACGCCGCGCTCCTCGGTGAACTTCGGGAGTACGAATCCGGACAGCAGCCGTCCCGCAGGTCCCAGCCGCCTCACCAGGTCCGGGATCTGCGCCGGTTCGCGGACCCGGACGAACAGCAGCGGCGACTCGCTGCCCAAGGCGTCGAGCTGGGAGAACTGCCGGACGAGATTGTCCTCGGCGTCCTCCACGTCCGCGTCGTCGATGGAGTCCTCGAGGCACAGCACCATCGAGACAACCCCGCGCCCCGCCTGCTTGATCACGTCATCGGCGAGTTTCGGCCGGGTGGCAGGACTGTAGAGCGTGGCACCCAGAGCGGCTGCGAGTGTGCGCGCCGGGGAGTCCGCACCGAAGTCGCACGGCTCCTGATGGAACAGCCCTGCCTGAGCAGCGGGCGGGATTTGCCCGAAATGACGCATATATATCCCCCGTACTGCCTGAGTGGCCCTGTCGACAAGTGGCCGGTAATAGTACGTAAGCACAGGTGTCAAGAATTCCCCAAGTACATGAAATTCAGGTAACCCATCTGCTTCCCACCTATGACTTCGGTGTATGGAGAAACGGCGGGACCGGGCCGGGAAACGGGCCCCGCGTTGTCCGGGCGGGACCGGGGAAGGCAGGATGGCGGACATGACGCACGCGATGCTGAAGGGCTCGAACGTCCCTCTCGATGCCATGGCCGTACGGGCCGTGCTGCGGTGGACCCCGGGCTCCGGGGTCCCCGATGTGGACGCCTCCGCCCTGCTGCTCGGCCCCGACGGCCGTGTGCGCTCCGACGAGGACTTTGTCTTCTACAACCAGCCGCGCCATCCCTCGGGCCTGGTGCGCCGGCTGCCCAAGAAGCGGGTGGCCGAGCATCTGACGGACACCGTCGAGACGGACCTGGCGGCGCTGGACCCCTCGGTCGACCAGGTGGTGCTCGCTGCCTCCTCGGACGGCGACACCTTCCGGCACGTACGTGACCTGCGGATACTTCTCTACGACGCCGCAGCGTCGGCCGACAGCGAGCCGCTGGCCGTCTTCGATGTGAAGCCGGAGACCGGCGAGGAGACGGCGATCATCTGCGGTGAGCTCTACCGGCGCGGGGACGGCTGGAAGTTCCGCGCGGTGGCCCAGGGCTATCCGACCGGCCTGGTCGGCCTGGCCACGGCGTTCGGCATCTCGGTGGACGAGGCCGAGGCGGCAGCCGAGCCGTCCTCCGGCCAGCCCGAGCCCCAGCCCCTGCCGCAGCCCGAACTGCAGCCCGCGCCCCCGGCGTCCCCGCCCGCGTACGGCTACCCGCAGCCGGGCAGCGCGCAGCCCGCCTACGGCTACCCACAGCCCGCGCCTGCCCCGCCGGCCGCACCCCCGGCGCAGCCCGCCTACGGCTACCCCCAGCCGGCCGCCGCGGCCGCCGGCGCTGTTGACCCGAACTTCCGGCTGCCGCCGATGGGCCCCCAGTTCGTGCGTCCCTGACACGACGTGCGTCCCTGACAGCACGCGAGCCCGCTCAGACGCGGTTCTTGTAGCCGCGCCCCCACTGCAGGCCCCAGCCGTACAGACGGTCCAGCTCCGCCTGGAAGCCGTAGACGAACTTCACCTCGCGGCGCACGATCAGCTCACCCTTCACGTTCTCCATGGAGAACACCGCGCAGGACCGGGCCTGCGGTGCGCGTTCGTCGAGCTCGATCTCGACCCGCGGGCCGTTGCTCGGGTAGAGCGTCACATGCGCGTGCGTACGGTCGAAGGCAGGCGTCTGGTCGTAGATGTAGGCGAAGAACAGCAGCCGCTTGATCGACTCCCGGTGGTCGAGGTTGACGTAGATCGTCTCGCCCGACGGCGAGCCGAACCGGTCGTCGCCGCTGAGCTTCACATAGGGCGCCTCATTGATGGAGCCGAAGAAACCGCCCAATGGCTGCACCACGCCCTTGCTGCCGTCCGTCAGCTCGTACAGACAGCCGAGGTCGAGGTCCACATTGACCACACCCTGGGTGTGCGCCTGGACCACATCGGGCTGGAAGAGCTTCAGGGGGTTCCGCAGCAGCCGGCCGCTCTGCTTCGACCTGCCCTCGATGTCGGAGGTGCGCATCCGCCAGGAGAGGTTGACGCGCAGATTGCCGGTGGCCGCGCCCTGCTTGGTGAGCGAGACCGACGGGTGCCGTTTCGTCAGCTCGATGGAGTTGGTCGCAGCACTGCCCGAGTCGAACTGCGCCGCCCTTCCCCGCCACAGACTGTCCCAGAAGGCCATGCCCCACCCCTGCTGTATCGATGAACCCCGCGGACCCCACTAACCCCACAAACCCCGCGGGGCGGCTCCGAGGCCTGTACCTCGAAGCCGCCCCGCTCAGAGCGTTCCTCAATCGCGGCCGGGTCACACCCCGGGAGGAGCTTCCTGTGGATCGATCCCCTGCTCCGCGAGCGCCTTGTTGCGCCGCAACGAGGACCAGAAGGACGCGGCAATCAGCACCACACCGACCAGGCCGGTGATGAACTCGCTGATCTGGTACTGGATGGTGACCAGGAGGATCACCGCGAGCGCGCCGATCGCATAGTGCGCGCCGTGCTCGAGGTAGACGTAGTCGTCCAGGGTGCCCTGGCGGACCAGGTAGACCGTGAGCGAACGGACGTACATCGCGCCGATACCGAGGCCGAGTGCCATCAGCACGATGTCGTTGGTGATGGCGAAGGCACCGATGACGCCGTCGAAGGAGAACGACGCGTCCAGGACCTCGAGGTAGAGGAACATGAAGAACGCTGCCTTGCCGGCCAGCTGGACTGCGGAAACCTTCTTGCCGCTCCGCTTGGCCTCTTCCTCCAGCTCGTGTTCGTGCTCCTCCTCTTCCTCGATCTTGTTCTCGAAGTAGCCGGAGAGGCCGCCGACGATCAGGTACGTGATCAGACCCGCGACGCCGGAGAGCAGCACCGTCGCCGACTTGTCCGCATGCCCGGCGTGCTGGTGGGCCTGGGTCGCGACGGTCATGGCGCTGACCATCAGCACGATCAGCGCGATGCAGACCGAGAGCATGTCGATCTTGCCCAGCTTCGCGAGCGGCCGCTCCAGCCAGGCGAGCCACTTGATGTCACGGTCCTCGAAAATGAAGTCGAGGAAGATCATGAGCAGGAACATGCCACCGAACGCGGCGATCGACGGGTGAGCGTCGGTGACCAGCTGCTCGTAACGCTCCGCGTCGTTGAATGCCAGGTCGACCGCCTCGATGGGGCCGATCTTGGCGCTGATCGCGACGATCACGACGGGGAAGACCAGGCGCATACCGAACACGGCGATGAGCACGCCGATCGTGAGGAAGATCTTCTGCCAGAAGGCATTCATCTTCTTCAGGATTCCGGCGTTGACGACCGCGTTGTCGAAGGACAGCGAAATCTCGAGGACGGACAGGATCGCGACGACCCCGAACCCGGTCCACCCTCCGTAGAAGACCG
This region includes:
- a CDS encoding DUF4097 family beta strand repeat-containing protein translates to MAAPLTGTRTRTRTRTRTRARTLLAVGGAVVVALAVTGCGSADAGEAPVESRSFPFAGKSLVIDSDNSDLELVPADVKDVQVKRQVDGWVFMGDGPEPSWKLEDGRLTLRVECDALASNCESRHSVKVPRGVAVTVEDDNGGVTATGFDTALKIRSDNGAVTVRDSSGPLRLNSDNGQIVTERVTAKTVTAQSDNGSVRLGLTAVPDRVESVSDNGQIFIELPDAGAPYAVSAKSDNGDVDVDVPTDDGSAHIVEARSDNGKVTVRSAN
- a CDS encoding DUF4383 domain-containing protein; its protein translation is MATHVLHPKTRRTRLDEHLPVDHRLSQVYRVGAGLMGLVLLAFGILGLIDRIGFFDTGGDTVAGLNTNGSLSVLSICVGLLLFVGMVIGGNFASTVNMILGIAFILSGFVNMALLETDFNFLAFEIQNVMFSFVVGVMLMFFGMYGRVSATLPHDNPYWKARHPDQAAREQRALGREASQRPAVGGGKQDESV
- a CDS encoding zinc ribbon domain-containing protein, whose translation is MPRYEYRCRSCDDTFEVNRPMAQSSAPASCPAGHEGTVKLLSAVAVGGTTSAPSGGGGGGGCCGGGCCG
- a CDS encoding response regulator transcription factor, coding for MRVILAEDSTLLREGLVRLLAEEGHEVLAAVGDGVQLLAAVEARQPDVVVADVRMPPTHTDEGLRAALEIRRRWPAVGVLVLSQYVEKRYATELLTSDSEGVGYLLKDRVVQVDEFLDALERVGQGRAAFDPDVVRQLLARSTRADPLSRLTVREQDVLGEMAQGHTNAAIAARLHVSQSAVEKHINAIFEKLELSGTTGYSRRVLAVLRYLGS
- a CDS encoding sensor histidine kinase, whose product is MKALALKGVRYAVGLTLGAATAVVEAVFALFAGVVLLLVLAWPRGRRAVLRPLGRAAARLADLERRRLDRFLGVRISAPQSAGRPTGNSTGYPAAHPAAYGSEGEHPLAELRYVAARWPLGALGAVVLFCVLIGAAYGTFFLYAWLITDLLHPLTVILGSLAGLFLLFLSLQGIFGVALLEGHLARHLLGPSHQDELERRITELATSRAEVMDAVTGERRRIERDLHDGVQQRLVALGMLLGRARRSRDPERADQLLLQAHEESRRALAELRDVAWRVYPTVLDEAGLRAALETVAERTPLPVNLEYAVAAEPTKQVETVAYFVVSEAVTNVVKHSGATRIDVTLRRHGEALNLRVEDDGTGGADPAGGGLTGLASRVAALDGRFGVDSPAGGPTVITAELPCA
- a CDS encoding DedA family protein, coding for MIESSTLAAGSSAPGWVTGLMDTLGAPGAGIAIALENLFPPLPSEVILPLAGFAASTGEMNLIAALLWTTAGSVIGALALYGIGALLGRDRTVAIAARLPLLKIADIERTEAWFARHGSKAVFFGRMIPIFRSLISVPAGVERMPLPTFLLLTTLGSAIWNTVFVLAGYALGENWDDVTGYVSAYSKVVLVAAVLAMLAFAGVRLLRPGAGSRRSRT
- a CDS encoding HAD family hydrolase, yielding MTTTAQTLVASDLDRTLIYSAAALQLPMPDAEAPRLLCVEVYGSKPLSYVTETAAGLLSELAAESVFVPTTTRTREQYHRIHLPGPAARFAICANGGHLLVDGVTDPDWQRQVAARLADECASLDEVRAHLLASADPAWLLKERIAEDLFAYLVVERTRLPEGWVKELAEWAEGRGWTVSLQGRKIYAVPQPLTKSAAVREVARRTGAEQILAAGDSLLDADLLLVADRGWRPSHGELADSGWTAPNVEVLPQTGIAAGEEILRRFRSGCAATPPPA